A single window of Anopheles moucheti chromosome 2, idAnoMoucSN_F20_07, whole genome shotgun sequence DNA harbors:
- the LOC128298706 gene encoding uncharacterized protein LOC128298706, whose product MRIRLVILAAFALLFLLVESAAAGKRRKIIIHVPVKVKQQKHVHTEVKTVHHHHKPTVIKEEKIVKKEVHKPVVIKEEVEHEHFHHHYKHDHPTFEIDGHDANGLGSSLIS is encoded by the exons ATCCTTGCGGCATTTGCGCTTCTGTTCCTGCTCGTCGAATCTGCCGCTGCTGG CAAACGGCGGAAAATCATCATCCATGTACCGGTCAAAGTGAAGCAGCAGAAGCATGTGCACACGGAAGTGAAAACGGTGCACCACCATCACAAACCGACGGTGATCAAGGAGGAGAAGATCGTGAAGAAGGAGGTGCATAAGCCGGTCGTGATCAAGGAGGAGGTGGAGCACGAACACTTCCATCATCACTACAAGCACGATCATCCAACGTTCGAGATCGATGGTCACGACGCGAATGGGCTCGGCTCGAGCTTAATCAGCTAG